Within Anguilla anguilla isolate fAngAng1 chromosome 11, fAngAng1.pri, whole genome shotgun sequence, the genomic segment TATTTTTTCATGCCATAATAGACCTTGAATAAGATGTACTGATGCTTGAAATGTAACGGTGTTACAGGCTCCAGTTTTTCACGTCCATGTCTGCCTACCTCAGACCTTTATTGCAGATTTTGTGTAGTGAGGAAactgctgtttatttataaatgctcTAATGATAAAGGAACTTGGTGTTGAAAGGTCACTAGTTCTGTCTGCATGGTCAGTTGCTTGGCAACTTGGAACATTTTATGTGGTGTTGagctattttcatattttcaagtttataataatttatgtggGAAAAAATTGACTGGAAAATTTGattatctgtgtgagtgtcGGTATCAGTGATGTAATTGggactgaataaataaacaatggactcctctctcccctcacatttaaactgtaaaaactgtaaaaagtcAAACTGACTGAAAGCTCTGGCGTAGATttttgggatttaaaaaaatcagggTTAAAGCGTAAGGGTGATGTAAGTGTTGTGATAGACTGGATTAGCCACTCAGTGTAGTGATCCTATATACATAGTTTGCATCTTCCAAAATAGCCCCATTTAACCAACGCTTATGTTTGTGTACAACACTGGAAAAATCATCACCCTTTGGACTGAtgttttaaagggggggggggggggggctataaaGTGAAGAAaagattaataaataagttgACAAAGAATTTACTTTTAtaaattttgtgtttattggtAAATCCCTCAATGTCTAAAAAAACTAATGTCTATAACCGCTAGTACAGAGCCAGAAagatttttagaaaaataacttttgcatatttattacaaTACAAAGCAGTAAACCTCCAGCAAAGGCTTATCAGCAAACTCCATACCATATGCATAACTGGATATTCAGCTTCTTCTGTATTTTGCAATACACATACAACCATTAATTGGTATGTAGAACAATAATATCCGTATCAATCTTTTGAATAATTTCCACAGCGCTACATTTACACAACCTTGAAAGGCACCTAGGTCAGTTCTATGGGGAAACCCTGGGGGAACTGTTGGCTGGGCGTACAGAGTGGACATTTGGCCCTGTTGACCCTTAACTAACTTTGTGAGTGATTGGCAGTAATAGGAGAGTGAGGCTTTGTGAAGACAAAAATGGGCAGAGCACAGcattgttgtgtttgttgtgaaccagtcattttgttttttttgcaaagagaAAATTGTCTTAATTGGCTCAAATAAGTTATAATATTGTAACTCCGCCCATGATTTGGTTAATGATACCTGACTCGCCTTTGACTAGCAATTGGTATCTCCAGCTGTACATTTTATCAGAAAGGCTCCTtatcaaatgtacattttaacttctagaaaaaaaaacttctaattTCAAGCTCCAGGTcgatactgtatatatactatAGTACAGTTTCCCTAATTCTGGTTTAGGGACCTCCAGGGGTCTATGAAAGAATCCCATAAGTGTccacattaaaacagaaaaaaatattttacctttatataataattattacatgGTTCCATACTTAATGTATTTGCTTGTTAAATAGCGACTGCACTGCAGTTTACATTGGATGTTgagtaaataaacaatttttgttGGGGCCTTCAGACGGATCTTAGTGGGGTCTTTGAAGCACGGTAACCCCCTGTGCTACCGTAAACTACAACTGGAAAGTGAATCATTTGTTCAGAGACAGCCCTAGGTGCCAGTTGAATAATACCAAAGCAAGTGAGTTGGGCAGTTGGTAAAAATGTATTAGCGGCACAAATTCTTGCAACCCCAGGACTCCATATACTCCTTCATTGGATTCCGGGTATGACAGTGATGAAACCTTCACTCTAAATCATAAGAGGAAATGTGGctcatattttttcctttcattcctGAGTTTGGCAGTTAGCTTGTTTTTAGTCAGTCCCTGAAATTCATTGTTTAGCAGCACACCCatcatttttacttattttggGGAGGAGAAAATGCACAATAACTTACTAGACAAATTaggaaatgtaatttctttttcattgtaATTTCCCCTTTCCCTGAGATATTcataacacaaacaaacaaacataattttCCTCTTCCCAGCTTGAgacaaactgttaaaaaaatatgtcttcatAATGAGCACCTCCATTTTGTCAAAGCACCTGTGAGTGGGTTGTGTATTTTGATTTCATTAGTGATGAGTTCACACCATTGTATGTCAATGATGACCGAAGGGCTGGATGTTTTGGTACAACACACCAAAGGGAAGAAGTCTTGTTTACTTGTGTGACTCAGTTCCCAACCTCCTCATGTTACTAAGGGTCTCTGGGtatttccctttaaaaatggcttttgttGTTCGAGTGTGAAAACCCCATTAATGTTCTGGCTGATTAGATATGGTGATGCCGTTCTTTCTTCACGTTATCTCAgacaaccctgcccccccccccccatctcccttttttgtgtgctttcttGCTAAACCGAGATAATCCTGAGCAGGAACGCTTGTAGCTAAAATTCCTGAGATCTGACAATGGATTAAGTCTATTCTGGTAAAAGACTTAAAAAAGCTGAGATTGGAAAggagtttattatttttgttgtgctgGTTTGACTGCATTGTTCCTCTGAGAACAGCCGTGTAGAGTGGGGACGTGCTGTGCTTGAACGGAACGTGACTGTGGCTCAGAGCTGGCTATGTACGGCTATTCCCGTAACGttaccaaaaatatttttttctatttagatATTTGTCCTAAAGTACCATCATTATCCGTAATCATAGTTGTAATTGCGATCtatcacaaaaatgaaacaaaaagaaagtcTGTAGgaaattccaaaataaaacattgcattcATCAAATGCATTTACTGCAAAAGCAGAATGTTGTTCCAACGATTCAATAAAAATACGTGCAGTTTAGTGATTGTTGGAGATTGACGTCTGAATTGCTCTCATTAGGATTTCCCCATGTCTCCTATTTTGCCTGCTGATGTCAAcataaattttgaaaaaaaaacgaggGGGTGAAAAATAAGTTCTTATGTGAATTCATCCTCATGACAGTCCAGTAGCGAAGGGGAAGAAGTCCACAGTGACCTGGCAGAGGCGTTTTTTTGGTGGGTTGGATTTCTTCctactttttcttcttcttttctttcttcttcttctttttgtccGACTTTTCTTTGGCGGCCATCTCCTCggctttcttcttctccttcttcttctcctccttggCCTCCTTGTACTTCCACAGCGGCGGCTCCAGGTGGGCCTTGGacatcttcctcttcttctccttcttggGCGTGGGCTCGCCGGAGCGGGTGACGCTGATCTGCGGGATGCAGCCGGCGGGGAAGACGCTGCTGCGGTGGGCCATGCCGCGGGGCAGGAAGCTGCGCACGGTGCTGGAGGCCGCCGACAGCACGCTGCTCCGCCGCTCCGCGTCCGTGCAGCAGGACGCCAGCGACaccgaggaggcggagctcaCCGAGGGCGCCGCCGAGCTCACCGACCCGTCGCTGTGCCGCACCGAGCGCCCCTCCAGGTCCGTGCCCGGGTTCTGCCGCGCCAGCTCGGGCACCGCCAGGCGCCGCTTGCCCACCtcgggggggctggtggggcaGAGCGGGCGGCAGcccgtggccaccagggggcagtgtaCGCTGGTGGTCATGCGGACCATGTGGTCCAGCACGCCGTGGTCCCGGGGGTCGTGCGGGAGGGTGATGGTGAGGGCGGAGCGCAGGCGCTCCGTCAGACGCTGGCCGCGGGTCTTGGGGGCCGTGGCCTTGGTGACCAGCCCCCGCAGCTCGGGCCACTCGGCCACGTAGCTGTGGCAGAACTGCTCGGCGCGCGGCCGCAGCTGGAGCCGCCGCAGCCGGTACAGCGTGTCGTAGCGGCCCGTCTTCAGGGCCCAGTCCTTGGCCGACTTCCCCCGCGCCGTGTCCACGGCGTTCAGGTCCgctcctgagggagagaggagccgcAGGAAGGAGAATACGCGAGTAGGCGGAAggtaggagggaggggagaagagaaggTGGGGGAAGAGAAAAAGCAGAATGAAGTCAGACAAGCTGGAAGAAAACTTTGTCTTTCATTTGAGGAAAAAAGGATGATGAATATGAAATTCTGCCTTCTTTCACCACCTAGTGGCCAAGTAAGTAAGTATGTAATGGGAAATCAGTGCCAGTATTGTCGTAGTTTCAAGTTTTCCCTTTCAGTACTTAGCAGAAGATTCCTAATGCACAATTTGCTGGCCAACATGAGAGCAGGTATTCATCTACTTAAAGGCCTTATAAACCTAGTAAACTGATAATGATATTTTGCTGAAATTACtatatatattatgttataGGGCAATTATGTTGTTCAGTGAAGCATCATCATGACTTAAGCTTTTTTCATGTCATTGtatgtttattgttgttttctgttttttggaaaatgtactgTGACGCAGTCTCAGTTGTTGAAAACTGGGTGAACCATGTTAAAAGCCCTGAGTAAGGAAGACCTGCGATTAGCGACTGACCTCTCTTGGTTGCCGTAGTGATGGCTATGTTTGGAGATTTTCCAGCGGGGTATAAATAGGGCCGCTAAGTCCACGCACGAGTAATCCTCAGCTCACGCAGAGAAGCGGGAGATTAGGGCCTAAATAAGACAACAGCGCAACCTCAGGTCCGTCCCTTAAACCCTCTGCCGTTTCTGCCACCGCCCTGTCCGTCAGTCACAGTTCTTGGCCGCTCACTGTGATGAATGGGGGTGTAAGTAGGCTTGAGAAGAAGGGTGTATTTCTACTGTAGCCTGTACAGTTGGCCTGTACTGTACCAGCGGTAAAGAGGTACATCATGCACCCTCACATTGCCATCTGGGGGGAAATAAGCTGGAAACATCGTCAAAATATACTGCCTATTTGTGATTTCATTACAGCACGACCGATTATTTGCAATTCttgacaataacaataacactaataataataatgattgcaattgcaaaaaaaaaaagtaagcttTTTTCTGTCCGGTCTCAGGAGGATGTGGAGGCATTTAAAGTGACTCTTTTAGCAGATCGATACCTAAGCAGGATCATGTAAGCTAAGCCACATAATGGCTAAACTACTGGTCCCTGTGAGGTCGTGATCCCTTTTGACAGAGTTATCTTTGCCATATTAACGTAGTTGGTTACGTTATGTCTACCCATAACACTCAATGAAGAATTAGAACTATGACACATCTACGGAATGTTCCACTCCAGGGCACCAATCCCGTGCCCTCTCACACCCATTAGTGCAGGGAAGGGACGGGCAGGATGTGAGTCAAACGGCCTTGGATTTTCTAAGACTGGTCTGAAAGCTGATGGTTTATTTTTAGATACAGTGCTCTCCTAAATTATTCACAGTTTTGAtgacgatttaaaaaaaaaaaaaaaaaaaaaaaaaaggctaattgCAGCACTGagcaatattttaattcacatgcaTGTGGAGAATATTctacattaataataattcaatggAATTATCAAAAATGAAACTTCTAGAATGATTTTGTGTTCTTTCTCCATAGTGACGCATGGAATTTGCATATGTATATGGGTTGTAAAGAATGACCTCATTTTTATCCCTCAGTGAAGGCAATAGTGTGGTTCCATGTGAATGAGACAAAGCTAGAAAAGTAGCATGTAAATGCAGATCTCCTTTTTTTAGATTTTACtgaacataaatatatttggggtgtgaataattttttgCAGTACATGATTTTATACCCAACCCTCAGCCAACTGTagatttaatactttttttaatgaaggatTCTGAGGATTGATGGATTAATCAATCAAATGGAGAGAGTCAAACTGCATTGGCCTCGTATGATTGACGGTAGGCAGGAGGAAATGGGATATCTTTTGCAGTGAGTTTCCTTGCTCCAGTGTGTcacagcgcctcctctggttgattgggtgcctgcagtctgcgcATAGACCAGCCTGTGCCTGGTGCACTGCGGAGTGGTAACGAGCGGCGGGGGACGGAGCGCGTTCTCTGGGGGGCGGTGGCTGGCGTAGGGGGGCGGAGCACGCTCTCTGGGGGGCGGTGGCTGGCGTAGGGGGGCGGAGCGCGCTCTCTGGGGGGCGGTGGTTGGCGTAGGGGGGCGGAGCGCGCTCTCTGGGGGGCGGTGGTTGGCGTAGGGGGGCGGAGCGCGCTCTCTGGGGGGCGGTGGCTGGCGTAGGGGGGCGGAGCGCGCTCTCTGGGGGGCGGTGGCTGGCGTAGGGGGGCGGAGCGCGCTCTCTGGGGGGCGGTGGCTGGCGTAGGGGGGCGGAGCGTGCTCTCTGGGGGGCGGTGGCACTCACCGGCCATGACCAGCGAGGAGACGCAGTCGTTGCGGCCCTGCATGGCGGCCTTGATGAGCGCCGTGAAGCCGCGCGAGTCCCGCACCTCCGTGTCCACCCCGCCGTAGTAGTTCAGCAGGTAGTTCAGAATGGTGACGTAGCCtggagaaacggagagagagagggagagaggagagggagagagaagagtaGAGAAAGGGTCCTCAAGAGAACACAGCACGATGATCAGCAGTGTTGATGACTTGGGCATTTGTTTGGATACATgtgaaaaattataaaaatattgatattaattCCATATTTGATTAAACGGTGTTAGGCTACATTGTAATAAGGCCTGTGTTCGTTATGTATGTACTCACGTAGCCTGTTGTGGGCTCAGATTTTAAGGAAGAGCTGATATATATTGTGAAgctactgtctgtgtgtggggatgggtGATGTCCCGTTCCCTCTGCCTTAAATCCGCCTGGTCGTTTTTCAGTATGCCATTAGTACAGTTCAGCGAAAAGAAAACAGTGATCTGGTAACCTGATTATTCCCCTGTTTAATTGGTAGCGTAGCGGCGGTGTATACTGACCTGCTTGCGCCGCGATCATGAGGGCGGTGTTGCCGTCGTTGTCCTGATGATTGATGTCAATGAAGGGGCAGGGGTGGAGCCCGGCGACGATGTCCACAAAGCCCTTGTCGGCCGCCAGCATCAGCCCGTTCTGCCAGGGAAAATGCCGGAAAACAGTGCCGTGTGGGCGTCGGCCATGACATCATCTCCCACCCCCAGTGGCTGGGCTGTCACAGTCACGGGCCCAAGGCCAAGCTCTTAAAATCTCACAGTGGTCCACAGTGGCTCAGCCAGCAAAGGTGCTTGGCATGAGCATAGGCTCAGCCCTGTAGCcaaattattcacatttttggTATTATATATCCATGACCAGAAGATGTGCCTCTTCTCCATTCTGTGCTAGCTCTCTCCTGAAGTACTCTGCTGACAGCAGGGTATTATTACTAGAGGTTTATTTCTTCAGGGTAGAACCCCTTGAGATGTACCATCTCGTTTTAGAGGGGGTCCTGACGGTCATTCTCCTAGATTCAGTCCAACGCACTTTGCCAGTAAGGACAGTAAAGGCATGCAGTTCAGTCAAACCACTTCtcagattcaattcaattaaacttTAGCAACGACAAAGACCAAGAAACGGGAAATAGCATGGCCTGCTTGGTTTATAGAGCAATTTAGGAATAAAGCtattaagtaaaataataatttcctaaTTGTGTTTCTAATATTTGGGGCATATTGtatgtagaaaagtattttatgtAATAGCGAAGAGGGAGGTGTACAAGTTGTTCAGAGAAAAAGTTATTTCGGCTGTTAACAGGAGAACATCAGTGCTCCCGGTGAGCTGGCGCGGGTACCGCAGTATCCTGAGAAACGGAGACTGCAGAAAGGAAGGGCAGCGGGGTAAAACAGAGAGACACGTGCCACTCACCCTGCCATTGACGTCCTGCTCCATGACCTCCTCCTGGGTCACGCCCCTCTCCAGCAGTCGCCTCAGGGTCTGGATGTCATTCTGGGCGCAGGCCTCCAGCAGCGTGTTGGCGTTCCCCGACCTCCGCTCGCGCTCGTAGATGGGGAGGACCGAGTCGTCGGAGAGTAAGCTCCCCGACTCCGATTCTCCTGCCAGAAACAGCTCTGATTCGTCCTcgtcaggccccgcccccagttGGGGGTCCTCCTCCTGCTCGTGTGCCATTCCGCGCcactaccccctcccccctccccccttagaTCACGCACGGCTCAGGGGCCCCGCCACTTCCTGCATCCCCGATGACCCCTGAGGGAAGAGAGGAGTGAAGGGTCCAAGTTCAGGTCACTGTTCCAAGGCACCATTCTCACACATCCAGATTGAAATAAAGGCAGTTCAGATGGTGCAATAACGAAAATGCACCATGAATGGCTTTTACAGTCGCTGACAAGCAGCACCAAGTTCCCCTTTGCCTTTTATTTGAAGACATAGGCCTCCTGTTCATCCTTCCTTGTCACATGATTACCGCAGCCAGAGAGACCGTAAGTCATGCCCATTGCACTTCCCCTATTGCTGTACATTCACACAATTTTGCAGAAAGAGACTGAGCTCAGAAAACATTTCTACAAATATCCTTCTCATCTGATAAGAATATCAACATTCTTagcccatgtgaaaaaattcaGCACACTTTTGAGTATGATTATTTAAACGAATTATACTTTAATTATGCTAAATGATAAAATCCAAATATTTCAGCCATGCTTTAGCATGTTACTTTCCCATGAGAAAATATgcacaaatttaatttcatacCAAATGCACAAATTCATCCAAAACTGAGAAATCTACCAACAATACAAAAACCTAGAGCCTGAAGGATGTAATGCCCTGCTTACAATATGCTAAAGGTTAGACAAATTTCATCCAATGACCTAATGAACTCCActctttttaatattaattttatatctACGTTGGCATTCCCGCTCTTGGTGACTTATTGGTGGTCATTATCTTTATGATTGCAAAGTCaatcatgtatgtatgtgttggTCCTTGTACTTGCCAGTTGAGCAATGCAGTAAATCAAATGTTGACATTCCTATCTTTTAAGCTTCATCTTAACATGGTTTAGGCGGATATTTCCAGTATTCCCCTGCTTCACGCTCCCACAGGAACATGGGGGCACAGGGGGTGTGTACTGGCTCTGGAAGacgcaggagctgaagatggcagcggtcgaggcctggcagagcaaaCCCAGAAGGTCATGGATTTGATTCCCGGGTGGAGCTCTGAACTCGTTTCCATAACCAGAGCGGCGATTTCTCAGCTGTGAGATTACTCACTGCCAGCTTCACCAGCTAAGCCCCTGTGCATCACACAGTTCAGCTGGGGGAACACAGAGAATGCCTGCTGAAGGATCAGATCCCCTCTGACTCTCTCACTGCTACTCAGCAAAAGTAGAGCCCCAAATAACCTGAATCGACCAATGACCTTAAGGAGGGCTCTGTCATCATTCCGGAAATGTGTATTCAGTTAAAATGTTCCCATTAGGTGCTGCAGAATTGCTGTGGATTCAAATACCACTGAAATTTGGGGAAAGAGGCACAAAAAGAACATAGCAAAAAACTTAACGCTTGCAAATTTATCTTAGCATTTTAACTTGGTGTGTAGCCAAGgaaaatcattaaaaagaaagagaaatgtctgcacccgcccccctcccccaaaaaacaaaaaaaaacattgtttcaaataaaaaaccatTTATAGGAGTGTGggtttttcttatttatattaaggacaaaataatttttgatgGTGAGATCTGGCAATTTCTATGCCCATCTAATCTAGTTTTTTCTGCCTACCATAGAGCAATGGATTTCAGACTTGGTCCTGAGAACACACTGTCTGCTTGTTTTAGTCACAGCCACTGATGTTGAACGCATGTTTAAATTCTAAAGTAAATTTATACCTCAGTTTATTCCAACATAATGCTGACTTTGCTTACTGCAGTTGAActcttcatttttcacaaatagTTTAGTTTCAGTGAGCAGGTGACAACATTTGCGGAAATTTGATCTGTCAGTCGATAATTGAGTTATAATTGCGTTGATTCAAGACTGAACTCTTTCTAAAGGAATCGTTTGTCAAACGGCacattacagtaaatgaaagcattagttGCTCTGTCTGATTAGGAGTTCTGGAATATTTATTCATCGTGGcacacacagctatttctgacataacgTGACCTCAAGAGGGTAAGTCGTCCTTTAGCTGACATTAAGTCTAATCAAGAACAATTAACAACTCCTTACTGTTCAGAAACTTCGGTTCTtggaggaatgaaaaccagcatgcacattGGCCCCTGGTTTGAGTTTGAAAACTGCTACTGTGTAATGTGTCCTGCATTGCATCAGGCTTGATCTTCAGCACCTCGAGGGGTTTCTGCATGTGTCTGGGATGAGTCCAGTTGAGTGGAAAAGGTATGTCATAGTGTCAGTACGAAATATGATTGTAATTTCCAcacatagaaaatattttgaatgcgTCAAATGGTGCTTCCTGGGAAGACTGGACTGGAATGTGTTAGGCCGCCTTGACAGTAAACAACCTCAACGTGAACAACAGCTGTGTACCATTTCCTGACCTTGAGAAAACAATGTTTCCTCACAGGAGTATTCTTAAATAGTGCCTAATTAAAGAGAACAGCCACCAAGCCACTGGTATCAAGGGAAAAATGTTCACACGTGTAAAACCTAAAATGAACACTTCACAAAAATGTCTTTCCCGTGTTAACAAGGAGCAGACTGGCCAGTCACCTATTGTAATTGTCAGGACAAATGGGGAAAGTCACTCACTTGCTTGAACtctggtttccttttttttcaaatgaaaacaccaAAAGTGGAGTCTTTGTCAGGGcacagtatttgtttttctgtgcgAAAAGATTTTGTCTTATTCAAATAGTAGGAAAGGGATGTCAATAGCCCAAACAATTACACGTGACAAGGGAATACATTCCATAATGAAACCACAGAATGTTGTGGTTCTCCAGCATGGAAAAATCGTATCATGGCACTCGTGGAAAGAAGTGAATTGAGAAATGTCTTCAGTTTAAATGCTAAGTTCACATGTAATCATTCCACTTTCAAATCTGTTTCCTCATTCAGTATTCACTAGCCATTCGCCCATATCAAAATCAACAGCAACTGCAGAATAATCCATTTTAAACTCCAAAAGACCTCACCAAGGAGTGTATACACAATATAAATTCCAGATTGAATTGTCCAGTtatgcagctcattcagaacaCATTTATGAACGGCCTCTTTATCTCTTGCAGCTTTGGTAGCCTCACCTGGATCgttcttcaaaatatattttttatttaacctgtaTTTAACTAGGCAGGtcaattaagaacaaattcttatttggAATTATGGCCTGGCAGTCAATGATGATTTGCAATGATGGCATTATCAGTATGACACTCCTATGTGAGATGAGTTTCGCCAGATTTCAGAACTTTGCTAATAAACAAGTGAGTCAGCTACTTCTAATGAAACATGGC encodes:
- the ankrd33aa gene encoding photoreceptor ankyrin repeat protein, whose protein sequence is MAHEQEEDPQLGAGPDEDESELFLAGESESGSLLSDDSVLPIYERERRSGNANTLLEACAQNDIQTLRRLLERGVTQEEVMEQDVNGRNGLMLAADKGFVDIVAGLHPCPFIDINHQDNDGNTALMIAAQAGYVTILNYLLNYYGGVDTEVRDSRGFTALIKAAMQGRNDCVSSLVMAGADLNAVDTARGKSAKDWALKTGRYDTLYRLRRLQLRPRAEQFCHSYVAEWPELRGLVTKATAPKTRGQRLTERLRSALTITLPHDPRDHGVLDHMVRMTTSVHCPLVATGCRPLCPTSPPEVGKRRLAVPELARQNPGTDLEGRSVRHSDGSVSSAAPSVSSASSVSLASCCTDAERRSSVLSAASSTVRSFLPRGMAHRSSVFPAGCIPQISVTRSGEPTPKKEKKRKMSKAHLEPPLWKYKEAKEEKKKEKKKAEEMAAKEKSDKKKKKKEKKKKK